The Dendropsophus ebraccatus isolate aDenEbr1 chromosome 10, aDenEbr1.pat, whole genome shotgun sequence genome has a segment encoding these proteins:
- the ZBTB43 gene encoding zinc finger and BTB domain-containing protein 43: MEPGMNLFRVEFPDFSNTILQKLNQQRQLGQLCDISIVVQGHLFRAHKAVLAASSPYFCDQVLLKNSRRVVLPDVMNPRVFENILLSSYTGRLVLPPHEIVSYLTAASFLQMWHVVDKCTELLEGNPTLLCQKSSLSNDHQSPSSSNYNGLSESFELGTCAQTEFRKGEDIRDGENEEESPKDDELSSQLTEHEYLPSNSSTEHDQLSTEMTSQDGEEGASDSADYHYSRPLYIKPSIMSHKRWVHVKPERFDQECEGVEVHPPFEDHVSESINLAQTDPPIQSSGVVDSFDFCSKKSAEPEGHSSSGNNNNHQYDDHVDFYGASMEEFSGEREDHLEAHGTENTSGGFGEGLDVSTGIKEETSSSSFTAVVYKLYPCQCGKSFTHKSQRDRHMSMHLGLRPYGCGVCGKKFKMKHHLVGHMKIHTGIKPYECNICGKRFMWRDSFHRHVTSCTKSYHASKGEPSQAES; the protein is encoded by the coding sequence ATGGAGCCTGGAATGAACCTTTTCCGTGTTGAGTTTCCAGATTTCTCAAATACCATTCTTCAGAAGTTGAACCAGCAACGCCAATTGGGACAGTTATGTGACATTTCCATTGTGGTACAAGGCCACCTCTTCCGAGCCCACAAAGCCGTCTTGGCAGCCAGCTCTCCATACTTTTGCGACCAGGTTTTGCTTAAAAACAGCAGAAGAGTGGTCCTTCCAGACGTCATGAATCCAAGGGTCTTTGAGAACATCCTCTTGTCCTCGTACACTGGAAGGCTGGTGTTGCCCCCTCATGAGATTGTGAGTTATCTGACAGCAGCAAGTTTCCTCCAGATGTGGCACGTTGTAGACAAGTGCACAGAACTTCTGGAAGGTAACCCAACGCTTCTCTGTCAGAAGTCCAGTCTCAGCAATGACCACCAGTCTCCTAGCAGCAGCAATTACAATGGCCTCAGCGAAAGCTTCGAGCTTGGGACATGTGCCCAGACGGAGTTCAGGAAGGGTGAGGATATACGAGATGGCGAGAATGAAGAAGAGAGTCCTAAGGATGATGAACTATCTTCTCAACTCACTGAACACGAGTACCTGCCCAGCAACTCCTCCACGGAGCACGACCAATTGAGTACAGAGATGACCAGCCAAGATGGTGAAGAAGGTGCCAGTGACAGCGCCGATTACCATTACTCTCGTCCTCTGTACATCAAGCCAAGCATCATGTCTCACAAACGTTGGGTCCACGTGAAGCCGGAAAGGTTTGACCAAGAATGTGAAGGTGTTGAGGTGCACCCACCCTTTGAGGACCATGTCTCAGAGTCTATAAACTTAGCTCAGACTGATCCTCCGATCCAGTCTTCGGGTGTTGTCGACAGTTTTGACTTTTGTAGTAAGAAGTCGGCGGAGCCGGAAGGACACAGCAGCAGCGGAAACAACAACAACCACCAATACGATGACCATGTTGATTTTTACGGGGCTTCTATGGAAGAGTTTTCGGGAGAACGAGAGGATCATCTTGAGGCACACGGCACAGAAAACACCTCGGGAGGTTTCGGGGAAGGCTTAGATGTTTCTACAGGTATTAAAGAAGAAACATCATCCTCCAGCTTCACCGCCGTGGTCTATAAACTGTATCCTTGCCAGTGCGGTAAAAGCTTTACGCACAAGAGCCAACGGGATAGACATATGAGCATGCACCTTGGCCTCCGACCGTATGGATGCGGGGTCTGCGGTAAGAAGTTCAAAATGAAGCATCACTTGGTAGGCCACATGAAGATTCACACAGGGATTAAGCCCTACGAGTGTAATATATGCGGCAAACGCTTTATGTGGCGAGACAGTTTTCACCGACACGTAACTTCTTGTACTAAGTCCTACCATGCTTCGAAAGGAGAGCCGTCCCAGGCCGAGAGCTAG